From one Haloferax marinisediminis genomic stretch:
- the phaC gene encoding class III poly(R)-hydroxyalkanoic acid synthase subunit PhaC translates to MFEKNATLPSQVERANAVEVGQTPSEVVYEENKLQLLHYESQTESQHDVPILVVYALINRPYILDLQPDRSVVRTLLENGFDVYLIDWGEPSLLDASLTLDDYVNRYLENCVDVVRERSGQDAINILGYCMGGTMSAMYAALHPEKVRNLGLMAAGLCFDGTGGVLERWGDESYFSPKDVTEAFGNVPSEFLDVGFALMDPVSNFVTKYVHFYDNLEDDEFVENFARMERWLGDGIDVAGETYRQFLEDVYQSNKLVKGELYLGDSRVDLSAVDMPVLQITGEYDHLIPPEASTPFNDYVASDDTAVMEFPTGHIGLSVSSKSHEKLWPEVCEWFAERSVTDEVTTQSGDTDSSPTVEETETPERDADASAQTDDLKTIDGIGPNYAQRLRDAGVTNLTDLANADVDALVAATDVGTERVHTWVDEARERLSE, encoded by the coding sequence ATGTTCGAAAAGAATGCCACCCTTCCGTCGCAGGTCGAGCGAGCGAACGCTGTCGAGGTCGGACAGACGCCGAGCGAAGTCGTCTACGAGGAGAACAAACTCCAGCTGCTCCACTACGAGTCGCAGACCGAATCGCAGCACGACGTCCCGATTCTCGTCGTGTACGCCCTCATCAACCGGCCGTACATCCTCGACCTGCAACCGGACCGAAGCGTCGTTCGCACGCTCCTCGAGAACGGGTTCGACGTCTACCTCATCGACTGGGGAGAGCCATCACTCCTCGACGCTTCACTCACGCTCGATGACTACGTCAACCGCTATCTGGAGAACTGTGTCGATGTCGTCCGCGAGCGCTCGGGCCAAGACGCCATCAACATCCTCGGCTACTGTATGGGAGGTACCATGAGTGCCATGTACGCCGCGCTCCACCCCGAGAAGGTTCGAAACCTCGGTCTGATGGCCGCGGGACTCTGCTTCGACGGGACGGGTGGCGTCCTCGAACGCTGGGGGGATGAATCGTACTTCTCGCCGAAAGACGTCACCGAGGCGTTCGGCAACGTCCCCTCCGAATTCCTCGACGTCGGGTTCGCACTTATGGACCCGGTGAGCAACTTCGTGACGAAGTACGTCCACTTTTACGACAACCTCGAGGACGACGAATTCGTCGAGAATTTTGCGCGGATGGAACGGTGGCTCGGCGATGGCATCGACGTGGCTGGCGAGACGTACCGGCAGTTCCTCGAAGATGTCTACCAGTCGAACAAGCTCGTCAAGGGTGAACTGTATCTGGGAGACAGTCGCGTCGACCTGTCGGCGGTGGATATGCCAGTCCTCCAGATTACGGGCGAATACGACCACCTCATCCCGCCGGAAGCGAGTACGCCCTTCAACGACTACGTCGCCAGCGACGACACGGCCGTCATGGAGTTCCCGACCGGTCACATCGGGCTGTCGGTGTCGTCGAAATCACACGAAAAGCTCTGGCCCGAGGTCTGCGAGTGGTTTGCGGAACGCTCGGTGACCGACGAGGTGACGACCCAATCGGGAGACACTGATTCGTCGCCGACTGTCGAAGAGACGGAGACGCCGGAACGAGATGCTGATGCATCAGCCCAGACCGATGACCTCAAAACCATCGATGGCATCGGGCCGAACTACGCACAGCGACTCCGCGATGCGGGTGTGACGAATCTCACTGACCTCGCGAACGCGGACGTGGATGCACTGGTGGCAGCCACCGACGTCGGCACTGAGCGAGTCCACACCTGGGTCGACGAGGCACGAGAACGACTGAGTGAGTGA
- a CDS encoding DUF7563 family protein, translating into MPECQNCESFVTPAYARVFTPDGMENPRVCPSCEDMVRDGANVRPARSTRS; encoded by the coding sequence ATGCCAGAATGTCAGAACTGCGAATCCTTTGTGACTCCTGCGTACGCTCGCGTCTTCACGCCCGACGGAATGGAGAATCCGCGAGTCTGTCCCTCTTGTGAGGACATGGTCAGAGACGGAGCGAACGTTCGACCGGCGCGCTCCACGCGATCTTAG
- a CDS encoding FAD-binding protein — MYEHDVIVVGAGGAGLRAAIAAHEEGADVAIVSKLHPVRSHTGAAEGGINAALREADSWEDHAYDTMKGSDYLADAPAAETLCKDSPKETIKLEHWGMAFSRDEDGRVSQRPFGGLSFPRTTYAGAETGHQLLHTMYEQLVKRGIKVYDEWHVTRLAVSDEERPEDRTCHGIVAYDVQTGNIEGFRARNGVILATGGLGQVYDHTTNAVSNTGDGVAMAYRAGVPIEDMEFIQFHPTTLPSTGVLISEGVRGEGGILYNEDGERFMFEYGYANNAGELASRDVVSRAELTEVNAGRGIEDEYVHLDMRHLGEERILDRLENILHLAEDFEGVDGLVEPMPVKPGQHYAMGGIETDENGETCVTGLYAAGECACASVHGGNRLGGNALPELIVFGKRAGHHAAGKDMEDARITTGKVGDYEEAEIDSPVQLGEVGLGEDVAADGGATAAASGSELVQQAVDEERETVEALLEKDDGIQHAEIRERVQKSMTRNVNVFREEEGLKQALGDIREARELYLDVFVADKSRTFNTDLLQTLETRNILDIAEAITLGALARNEFRGAHWRKEYQERRDEEWLKHTLLSWNDGNPELWYKPVILEGENKTYEPKVRSY; from the coding sequence ATGTACGAACACGACGTTATCGTAGTCGGCGCGGGCGGGGCAGGCCTGCGCGCGGCGATTGCGGCACACGAGGAAGGAGCCGACGTGGCCATCGTGTCGAAGCTCCACCCGGTCCGAAGTCACACGGGTGCGGCAGAGGGCGGCATCAACGCCGCGCTCCGCGAAGCCGACTCGTGGGAGGACCACGCCTACGACACGATGAAGGGCTCGGACTATCTCGCCGACGCACCGGCAGCCGAGACCCTCTGTAAAGACAGTCCGAAAGAGACCATCAAACTCGAACACTGGGGGATGGCGTTCTCCCGTGACGAGGACGGCCGCGTCAGTCAGCGACCGTTCGGTGGCCTCTCGTTCCCGCGAACGACCTACGCGGGTGCAGAGACCGGCCACCAGTTGCTCCACACGATGTACGAGCAACTCGTCAAGCGCGGTATCAAAGTCTACGACGAGTGGCACGTGACGCGACTCGCCGTCTCCGACGAGGAGCGACCGGAAGACCGCACCTGTCACGGCATCGTCGCCTACGACGTGCAGACCGGCAACATCGAAGGCTTCCGCGCTCGCAACGGTGTCATCCTCGCGACCGGTGGTCTCGGACAGGTCTACGACCACACGACGAACGCCGTCTCCAACACTGGCGACGGTGTCGCGATGGCGTACCGCGCGGGCGTCCCAATCGAGGACATGGAGTTCATCCAGTTCCACCCGACGACCCTCCCTTCGACGGGTGTTCTCATCTCCGAAGGTGTCCGCGGTGAAGGTGGGATTCTCTACAACGAAGACGGCGAGCGCTTCATGTTCGAGTATGGGTACGCGAACAACGCAGGCGAACTCGCTTCCCGTGACGTGGTGTCCCGCGCCGAACTGACGGAAGTCAACGCAGGCCGTGGCATCGAAGACGAGTACGTTCACCTCGACATGCGCCACCTCGGCGAAGAGCGCATCCTCGACCGCCTCGAAAACATCCTCCACCTCGCAGAGGACTTCGAAGGCGTCGACGGACTCGTCGAACCGATGCCGGTCAAGCCCGGCCAGCACTACGCGATGGGCGGCATCGAGACCGACGAGAACGGCGAGACGTGTGTCACGGGTCTGTACGCAGCAGGCGAGTGTGCCTGTGCCTCCGTCCACGGCGGCAACCGCCTCGGCGGCAACGCGCTCCCCGAACTCATCGTCTTCGGCAAGCGCGCCGGTCACCACGCCGCTGGCAAGGACATGGAAGACGCGCGGATTACGACCGGCAAGGTCGGCGACTACGAAGAAGCCGAAATCGACTCGCCGGTCCAACTCGGCGAAGTCGGCCTCGGTGAGGACGTCGCTGCCGACGGTGGCGCGACGGCCGCTGCCTCCGGGAGCGAACTCGTCCAGCAGGCAGTCGACGAGGAACGCGAGACCGTCGAGGCGCTGCTGGAGAAAGACGACGGTATCCAGCACGCAGAGATTCGCGAGCGCGTCCAGAAGTCCATGACGCGCAACGTGAACGTTTTCCGTGAGGAAGAAGGGCTCAAGCAGGCGCTCGGCGACATCCGCGAAGCACGCGAACTGTATCTGGACGTCTTCGTGGCCGACAAGTCCCGGACGTTCAACACCGACCTCCTCCAGACGCTGGAGACGCGCAACATCCTCGACATCGCCGAAGCGATTACCCTCGGCGCGCTCGCGCGCAACGAGTTCCGTGGTGCCCACTGGCGGAAAGAGTACCAGGAACGCCGTGACGAAGAGTGGCTCAAGCACACGCTGCTCTCGTGGAACGACGGCAACCCAGAACTCTGGTACAAGCCGGTCATCCTCGAAGGCGAGAACAAGACGTACGAGCCAAAGGTCCGGAGCTACTAG
- a CDS encoding succinylglutamate desuccinylase/aspartoacylase family protein, giving the protein MADNEAFTYNGGKVEPGETQDIRYGISETYLGDPVRIPVTIINGEKPGPTVFLSAAAHGDELNGIEVVREVAYEWDLADLAGTLVCMPVMNVPAFLAQERYLPIYDRDLNRSFPGSETSTGAKRMAYRIYQNFIAPCDLGIDFHTSTRGRTNMLHVRADMSDPAVARLANAFGSHVIIDSSGSDGMLRTEASSRGTPAITVEMGEAHRFQRELIDEALAGVESVFAEYGLRETSTVNWPGWRTVISDENEKTWLRADAGGIVDMHHDRGALVHKGDRICTITNPFKDDNVTVVAPFTGLLVGVLENPVVYPGNPLCHLVELKDKVRRVVEREQSASPELPL; this is encoded by the coding sequence CGAGGCCTTCACCTACAACGGAGGGAAGGTCGAGCCGGGTGAGACTCAAGACATCCGGTACGGCATCTCGGAGACGTACCTCGGCGACCCGGTTCGTATCCCCGTCACGATAATCAACGGGGAGAAACCGGGACCGACTGTCTTCCTCTCTGCTGCCGCCCACGGAGACGAACTAAACGGAATCGAAGTCGTCCGCGAGGTTGCCTACGAATGGGACCTCGCAGACCTCGCGGGCACCCTCGTGTGCATGCCGGTGATGAATGTCCCCGCGTTCCTCGCCCAAGAGCGGTACCTCCCCATCTACGACCGTGACCTGAACCGGTCGTTCCCGGGGTCAGAGACGTCCACGGGAGCAAAGCGGATGGCGTACCGAATCTACCAGAACTTCATCGCGCCCTGTGACCTCGGCATCGACTTCCACACGTCTACGCGTGGGCGGACGAACATGCTACACGTGCGGGCCGACATGTCCGACCCCGCGGTGGCACGCCTCGCGAACGCCTTCGGGTCGCACGTCATCATCGACAGTTCCGGGAGCGACGGAATGCTTCGGACCGAAGCGTCCAGTCGTGGCACGCCGGCGATTACCGTCGAGATGGGTGAAGCACACCGGTTCCAGCGCGAACTCATCGACGAGGCGCTCGCGGGCGTCGAGAGCGTCTTCGCGGAGTACGGCCTCCGTGAAACGTCGACTGTCAACTGGCCCGGGTGGCGCACCGTCATCTCCGACGAGAACGAAAAGACGTGGTTGCGCGCGGACGCGGGCGGCATCGTCGACATGCACCACGACCGAGGTGCGCTCGTCCACAAAGGCGACCGCATCTGCACCATCACGAATCCGTTCAAAGACGACAACGTCACCGTCGTCGCGCCCTTCACCGGACTCCTCGTCGGTGTCCTCGAAAACCCCGTGGTGTACCCCGGAAACCCACTCTGTCACCTCGTCGAACTGAAGGACAAAGTTCGCCGCGTCGTGGAGCGAGAACAGTCCGCGTCACCCGAACTTCCCCTGTGA
- a CDS encoding succinate dehydrogenase/fumarate reductase iron-sulfur subunit, which translates to MSTQVPEPVEEESSAESVSPGKQKRDQKKRERAQRIQEQREAEAAERARSDDDTYHLKVFRYDPEVPEKQEPRFDDFYVPYKQGMTVLDALMWARDHYDSSLTFRHSCRQAICGSDALFVNGSQRLGCKSQLSDLSEPVRIEPLPHADVVKDLVVDMEHFYDQMEAVEPYFQTNSLPDGELDEQRQTRENREKVKMSTRCIWCSACMSSCNIAAGDNEYLGPAAINKAYRFAMDEREGEDMKQRRLEILEQEHGVWRCQTQFSCTEVCPKDIPLTEHIQELKREAIKNNLKFW; encoded by the coding sequence ATGAGTACGCAAGTTCCCGAACCAGTCGAAGAAGAATCGTCCGCTGAGTCGGTCTCGCCAGGCAAGCAGAAGCGCGACCAGAAGAAGCGCGAACGCGCACAGCGAATCCAAGAGCAGCGAGAGGCCGAAGCGGCCGAGAGAGCACGCTCTGACGACGACACGTACCACCTCAAGGTCTTCCGGTACGACCCCGAAGTGCCGGAGAAACAAGAGCCACGCTTCGACGACTTCTACGTCCCCTACAAGCAGGGGATGACGGTCCTCGACGCGCTCATGTGGGCGCGTGACCACTACGATTCGTCGCTGACCTTCCGGCACTCGTGCCGGCAGGCTATCTGTGGGTCCGACGCGCTGTTCGTCAACGGGTCGCAGCGACTCGGCTGCAAGTCCCAGCTGTCGGACCTCTCGGAACCCGTTCGCATCGAACCGCTCCCGCACGCCGACGTCGTCAAAGACCTCGTCGTCGACATGGAGCACTTCTACGACCAGATGGAGGCGGTCGAACCGTACTTCCAGACGAACTCGCTTCCCGACGGCGAACTCGACGAGCAGCGTCAGACCCGCGAGAACCGCGAGAAGGTCAAGATGTCGACGCGCTGCATCTGGTGTAGTGCGTGTATGTCCTCGTGTAACATCGCGGCCGGCGACAACGAGTACCTCGGCCCGGCGGCCATCAACAAAGCGTACCGCTTTGCGATGGACGAACGCGAAGGTGAGGACATGAAGCAGCGCCGTCTCGAGATTCTCGAACAGGAACACGGTGTCTGGCGTTGCCAGACGCAGTTCTCCTGTACGGAGGTGTGCCCGAAGGACATCCCCCTGACCGAGCACATCCAGGAACTCAAGCGCGAAGCGATCAAGAACAACCTGAAGTTCTGGTGA
- a CDS encoding TrmB family transcriptional regulator has product MQQTVPKIELPGELESPSAKLVYLYLTTHDGASITELQDGLEMKKISLYSILGTLCKRGLVRQEAERYHIAH; this is encoded by the coding sequence ATGCAACAGACGGTTCCAAAAATCGAACTCCCTGGTGAGCTCGAATCCCCCTCGGCAAAACTCGTGTATCTGTATCTCACAACACACGATGGTGCCTCCATCACCGAACTGCAGGACGGCCTCGAAATGAAGAAGATTTCTCTCTACAGTATCCTCGGAACGCTCTGTAAGCGTGGCCTCGTCCGACAGGAGGCCGAACGGTACCACATCGCTCACTAA
- a CDS encoding succinate dehydrogenase hydrophobic membrane anchor subunit encodes MAERYTSFEPGGRRWLWQRLTAAFLVIVLAFHFFLLHFLNHADEVTFALSQARMEQLTYFSLMILFLITATFHGVNGVYNALVNQGLSGSRKTAVKAILGVASLVLIVQGVRTALAWAGGVPI; translated from the coding sequence ATGGCAGAACGATACACGTCCTTCGAGCCAGGCGGACGTCGGTGGCTGTGGCAGCGCCTCACCGCCGCGTTCCTCGTGATCGTATTGGCGTTCCACTTCTTCCTGCTTCACTTCCTCAACCACGCGGACGAAGTGACGTTCGCCCTCTCGCAGGCGCGAATGGAGCAGTTGACGTACTTCTCGCTGATGATTCTGTTCCTCATCACCGCGACGTTCCACGGCGTCAACGGCGTCTACAACGCCCTCGTGAATCAGGGCCTCTCGGGCTCTCGGAAGACGGCGGTCAAGGCGATTCTCGGTGTCGCTAGCCTCGTCCTCATCGTGCAGGGCGTCCGCACCGCACTCGCGTGGGCCGGAGGTGTTCCCATCTAA
- the sdhC gene encoding succinate dehydrogenase, cytochrome b556 subunit produces the protein MSQSYNRGLIEDFSRWREFSAGMWAWIFHKFTGWVLVGYLFTHIAVLSTALSGAAAYTNTIQALESLLVVRILEVGLLAVAVFHILNGLRLLFVDLGVGLEAQDQSFYASLILTGVIVIASVPTFLSGVSI, from the coding sequence ATGAGTCAGTCTTACAATCGGGGCCTCATCGAGGACTTCAGTCGATGGCGCGAGTTCTCGGCCGGCATGTGGGCCTGGATCTTCCACAAGTTCACCGGCTGGGTGCTTGTGGGATACTTATTCACCCACATCGCCGTCTTATCGACGGCCCTCTCGGGCGCGGCGGCGTACACGAACACGATTCAGGCACTGGAGAGCCTACTCGTCGTACGCATCCTCGAAGTTGGACTGCTCGCTGTGGCGGTGTTCCACATCCTCAATGGGCTGCGACTGCTGTTCGTCGACCTCGGGGTCGGCCTTGAAGCACAGGACCAGAGCTTCTACGCGTCGCTCATCCTCACGGGTGTCATCGTCATCGCGAGTGTTCCGACTTTCCTCTCAGGGGTGAGCATCTAA